The Rhizoctonia solani chromosome 1, complete sequence sequence GTCGCCGTCAGAGTGCTTGCACTTGCTGGTGGAGTACCCGTACTTGCTGGTGGGGTGCTCGCACTTGTTGCTGCCGCGCTTGTGCTAGCTGCCTCTGAGCTTGTGCTCGCCCTGTTGTTCTCGTTCATAATCGACTCCGGGTTGGACTCCATACGAACAAGACTGCCATGTCGCGCTGGCACTCTGCTGGTGGGTGACCCTCGCGCCTTGCGAGTAGCGATCGGGGTTTCGCGCAACGACGTCTTCTTTTGAATAGAAAGCGGTGCAATGGTGCTCCCACCAGCGGTAGATTTCGGTGTGGCTTGGGCATCGCTGTCAAGCACTGGGGCGTTCGCTGCCGACTCGAATGGCACACGTCTCTTGCCAGAAGTGAACGGGATCGGGGTACTTCCCGCCACATCAGTACGCAGAGTGGTAGCGGGCGCAGGAGTGCCCAAAACTACACCATCTCCAGGCGTGCACAGACGTTCATCCTCATCTGACTCGTCTCGTCGATCACTTCCCCAGGCCAAGGGGGTTGGTGCTCGACGTTCAATAGGGGCAGAGGAGTCCGAGCGTTCGGAAATGAGACTTGATGTACGTACAACAGAAACAGGACTAGCCGCTCGAGCTTCTGGGCCAGCATGTCCAGTAGGTGGGCTGGATGCGTGCACAACAGGTGGAGGGCTGAACGTTCGGGAGGTCGTGGCTCTAGAAAGAATGGGCACAGGTTTTCGCGCTATGGGAGCGCGGATGAGACCGATCACAGTGACTGGTCTACTAGCTAGTGCGCGACCAGGACCGGGACTGATGGGTCGCGGTCCAGCAATAATTGCGCGATCGATTCTTGCCTGTTCTGCTTCGATTGGACTCTTTGCGCGGGCAATGACGCCGCCGGTTCGAGCCAATGTGCTAGGACTCATAGCCCGTTCGATCTCAGCCGGCGTTTTAGCCCGGTCTAACCCAACTGGGCTCATGGCTCGGTCAAGATCGATACCCGCTGCTCGCATATCAGGACTCTTGGGTGCAAGTGATCTTGGACCCAGAGGTCGGCGTTCAATGTTACGAGGTCGAGTGGTGGAAACTGTGGCTACATCACTCTCAATATCACGGGTCTTTGTTGGAGAGGCGGGTCTGCTAAAAGCGGGAAGAGGCGGAACTAAAAAAGCAACCGTCAGACAATGGAAAGATTTCTCGGGGGTATTTACTTACGTTCGGGAGCATCTTTGTCGCTGGCTTTAACTTTGCCCTCCTGGCTTTTGCTATTTTGTCGAGCAAGCGCCAGCCTCATCGTCAAGTCATACTCTGAGGTGTCAGGGTCAAGCTCCACCTCCGCTCCGACGTCGACATCCATTTCATCggcttcttccccaagaTCGTCCCATGTACAAGCATCATAGTCCTCGTCGGGTAGCACACGACCCTTGAGAGGGGAAGACCGACCGCTGATGCTGTAGCCTGTACTGCTGCCCGCCGGTCCAATACTTTCGCCCTCTGGGAGAGTCATACCCACTCCGGGGCCAGGACTCCAGCTGCGCTTCATAAACTTACGACCCATGCTTGCCCCCTCTTCGCTTGTCGTACTGGTCGAACCGCTTCCGCTGGAGAACAGAGTCGAGTTGCGTGAAGCGACGCTTCGGCTGCGCGCCCGGCGCCCAGACATCGTCATCGATCCGAACGAGAGTGTATCCAAGGAGAAGAGTGCAGTACGAGGGCGTGTGGGGGTCCCGGGAGCAGAAGCATGTCCCGTACGGAATTTGAATAACCCGTAATGGTGAACTGAAGCATTTTTAGAAGGAAAACAAATATCACTCAATATTCCAACTCACTGGTTTGCACAATTCTGCCAGGGACACTAGGTGTATGCACAATATCCTCCTCCCGTTCATCCTCTTCATTACACGATGAGACCGCGAATCGACAAAGCTCTCCTGCCAGAGGCTGAACCCGAATGACGACATAAGGAGGCGCACCCGCCATTCCAAAAGGCAAGGGGTCAGCAGTCCCCTCGGCATCAATATGAACCATGACTTTGGGCTACAATAACATATGGGGATTAGGTTAAATTAAACTTGTAATAAACAAGCTTACTTTCTTCGTCTCGCTCAAATAAGCAGTCCTGGAATACAGATTCCACCATGTCCGCGCCAGGGTAGCCATTCCGACTTCGCGCTCCCCACCATACAGCACGACACTCCGACCAAGTCGCGTGCGCAAGCGCGCTTGAACGGCCCACAAATTCTCCAGGAACCGTGCCTTGGCTTGTTCGGGTGACGAATCTATTCTGGGTCGAGCAAAAGGATCGGCGGGAACAGATAGGGATTGGGGAGTGAGAGCCAGCGCAGTCATTGCCCGGAACGGCCGCCCGGACCAGCGGTCGGGTTGATCCCGTGGAGGGTCCTCCAGATACATGTGTAAATCTATCCAACTTATCGGCAAACCCAGTCGGTTATCAGCAATGGAATGACGTACCAGCCCCTCCGACGTCTGTCGCGACTACATCACCAACGTCAATGACACCCCGACAACTTAATCCCCAACTTCCGCCTCCTAGCCCACCCGGTTTCGATACACTTGACCCCCCAAGGGCCTTGCGAAATCCGAGCCCAAGTCCCAACCCAACTTTGGCTACTTTTTCCGTCTCATCTAAACCAGCTAATATCCTTCCGGGTGCCGAAGATGAAGGATTACGTTTGCATATCATAAGTTTGTCGTCGAATAGGAATAACGTTGCTTGTAACATATCAAGGGATCCTCCCCCACCTTGTTTGGCTCCTCGTCCGTGCGTACCGTGCCCGCCTCGGGTGCTTCCACCACCTCGTCCAAATGAATCCCCCAGCATGTCTGCTACATCGATGCAATCTACCAACATCCGGGTACTCGAAATTAACCCAGGGGGGAAGTTCTCGACGCTCCGCTCCAGACAATGCATCACGGCCGCTCGACGCGTTGGATCATCCGTTTCCGCAAGGGCTATTTGGGAAGCAATTCCGTCGGCTTCCATTATGAGTGCGCGCTGAGGGTTAGAAGTAGGCATGTGCTTTATCATCGCTGCAAAAAAGCCAATAAGTTTCAGCGCACCCACAGAACAGCAAGAGCATACTTCTAAATAAGAGGGTATAACGGGGTATACGCTGAACCGGCTCCATTAGGAGCTCGCGAAGCCCGACGCGATTCTTCGGATCGGACGTAGAATATTTGATTCGCTGTGAAAGGCAGGTGAGCTTAGTAACAGGGGGCTGTGGCGTGCACATACATCAATATAGCTAGCGAATCCCGTACTCGATTTCTTTGAGACCTCTCGCTCGAATATTTGCTGGGCCTCCTCGCGCTTGGTATAATACTGCTTGTAGCAGTCGAATGCGCGGAGGTCGCGGAACTGGGGCACCACATGAGCTCGGCTTGAGTGGAAGTTCCGATCGGAAACTTACATGTTTGATTACAACATCCCCAACCCCAAGTCCTTGTCCTGAGAGCATAATCTCGAGATCGGCGAGGAAAGCCTCCGAGACGGGGATTAATTGGTCGACATTGCCAAATAATGTTTTGGCGGCGTAAGCATCGATGATAGACGTGTCTTTGGTCTTTGCGAATGAACGTAATGGGTCGGCATATGACTGGAAATTTGCGAGCGATTAACAGGGGGCTCGAGATGCCAGCACAACACTCACGGATTTCAGCATGGATAAACGCTTGAGATAGCTTCGTTCAGTGGTGACTAGTTCTGTAACAACTTCAGACAGTACCGCGGCATCTGCAGAGGCGGAGCGGGTCATGGGTGTCGAGGACGGGGCTTCAGATAGAGCTGATAGCGAGCTTGAGCCGGGAGTGCTGGCTGATCGAGGGAGATAGGGCATATCTTGTACTGGCATCGGTTCTCCCAAAGATGCGACGAGCTCTTGGACATCTACACGACATAAGAGGTGAATTGTGTGCAAATAGTCGGGAGCTACACGTACCTTGAGCAAGCTCTCCCTCGCCAGCACCTTCTACTACAACTCCACAGAAAAACGCCCGCGTCGTAGGGTGTGAGGGTCGTGGTTCATCATCACTAGCAGGCGCAAGCGGAACCTGCTTCACCGGCGAACTCATTGCCTCGTAATCCGCACCGGCGGCACTTGggtttggttgttgttgcAAGAGGGCCACACGCACGTGAGCGAATATCCCATCACGTGATATGACGCTTCTTCTCGCCGGTTCTGGAGTCCTGATCGGCAGGCCAGGCTTTTGGCCGAGTTTCAGACGCTGTCGTCGGCCAAACATATTCACGGCGCAAATAACAGCTTTGTCACAATGCTGCTGAGTAAGCCATGAGCAGCCTGTCAGAATCTAAACGATAAGTTCACATAGTCATTCAAATAACAGAAATGTCGAAATAAATCTACTCACACGGCTCAAATACTCATGCACCCGGCTAACAGTGACCTCAACTGAACACCACCTCTGATCCAATATCGTGGAGGACGCCTCTCATTTGGAGAAGCGCAAGAGCCGACTATGTGTTATTGGCTTGATTGATGGTTTCAACCCTTGTCCAAAGGCGGCTGAGATTCGAGAAAAGTCGATGTCAACCAATAAATCTACATATCAACATATTGAAACCACAGTTATTCGGCTTGACTTGCCATCACCACACTTGCACATCGTCGCGTTCATTTCGAAAAAATAATGTTTGCTCAGGGCCGGTTGGCAGATAAGCGAAAATCGGCTTTCCATATCGTAATAAGTCTCCACCTCCGACATTACGCGCACTTGGCGACTGGTCTTTGATCTATATCTGTATGTATGATATCGATCGGAGCTCACAAACAAGGTATCTCCGGTAAGATAGCGTCTATATCGTGTACATACCTTTATCCTGCACGGCAATGATTGGCGGTTTGAGACACCGATACCAATGGCATTACAAATTTGTATACGATTGCGAAGCGCCAGACTCTAGGGCCGCATATACTTTATCGGACAGGTAACAGGACATTACACATAGCAAGTGAGACTCCCACATCAATAGTTACAACACAACATCCGAATAAACTATTTACACCAAGAAGTCAACCGAAATCAGAACGAACAAAGCACCGAACCAAAGCGGACCGAAGAATACAAACCAAACCCATATATGTACTTTAATAGAATGTGTAAGATGAAGGCCCTGCCATAGACGATGGCTCAGACCGAGACCGGCATTGGGAACGAGACTGGACTTGGGCTCGTTGATCAGCGATCTCGGTCAAGACGCGAAGTGTCTCTTCCAGATGTGCATGCAGCCGCTTCAGCTGCCCAAACTTCCTGCAAAGACACAAAGCAATGAATAGATGGATCATTAGGTGCACTGACCCAGAACTTACTTGGTAGGGTATTTCCCCCGCAAACTTTCCTTGAAGTTGCATTCATGGCCGTTTTGGGCACATCGCGCACACGGCGAGCTCTCGGTCGGGGGGCGTTGACTGGGTCCCGGCATACATCGAACCTTGAATCGACGGCAGCCCAAACATGCCCTATTACATCACGATCTCAGTACGCAGTCCCGCTCTTGATCGCATACACTGACCTCGAACTGCGCCGAGCGGGTTCCCGTTCACCGTCTGCGCTCTTCCTCCGCTTTACTGGCCTATTGGGGCCCACTTCGCCACTTTGCCGGGTGCGCTTTCCGGTAATGGTGCTTTGCTCTGCCTCCTCGATTTCAGCTTCAGCTTCAGGCTCGGACTCCTCGCCCGGGTACCCAGGGTCAGTCAAAGGCGAGTCGGTGAGCACTGGGTCGGGTTCTTCATACAGAGTGGCATTGGGCTCATGCTCTCTGAGGTGAGTCTCTTCAGAAGCGCCAACAGCATCATAGCGGTAACCATATCCAGTATTGGTCCATGATTGTGGCGTTTGCACGTATGGTGGTTGCGCTTGGGACTGAATGCCGAAATGAAGCTGGTTTTGGTAATGGTAACTGTGCTCCTCGTTTTGGGTCGTTGGCCACCACGTGTTAATGTTGCTGTTAGTTGGCAAATAAGTCTGGTTGTGTTCCGGCATCTGGTCGATCATTAGCATATTACGGCCGCGGTTGATAATTCTCAGCGCAAGGAGCTCGGAGGTAGAGAGTGCAGTCGGAGACGGGATGATTGCTCACCGAGTTCCGGTCAGTTATATACACCACCCGACCCCGAACCCGATGAGTTCACCATTCCCGGACCTGCACAGCGCACGCCGCGCATCAATCTTGACGACTCCTCGCTGTTTCCTAGAATGGAGGCTATGGTATTCTCGACTCAATCTGGGTCCGTCCAGAGTCTCCGAAACCACCTGTCACTTTGAGCGCCCTACCGGGAATCCAACCTCCGGGCCAATCATGTCCGACCCGGACCCACTGTCATGCACATATTTGACACGGAATCAGATGATTATGGTTATGAGGGGATTACAGGTGCGGGAGTAAGGACTACCACGTCATTAACTATCCAAAGAGGGATCGCATCTTCACAGCCCGCATTCGGACAAAGAAACGTCGCAACAGTAAAGAGTGCACACAAAGCTACAGCATCCAGGATGGAGCAAAACACAAGAAAAGAGCAAAATAAACACGAGATCCAGAGAATTGCAAGTTTGCATAGCTTATGACGATAAAAATCGCTCAGTACGGCCGGGATGATGTCGACCCCGATGCGCGCGACCCACGGTTGATGCGGGGTCGTGTGGGTGTTTGGTCCGGCATAGGAAGTGGCGGTGCAGTTGAGCTCCCCGCACCCCCGGTCATGCTAATACCAAGCACGCCCAACCCTATCCCGCGACTCACGCTACTTGGCGGAGCAAGGCCGCCTGTGCCCAGTGTAGCGAATCGACGCTGCGAGCCATACCCCGGCGCACGGTGCTGCAGTGAAGACCCACTCTGTCTATAATGAGTCGGGTCTTGGGCGGGGTCCATATCTTCATCCAtatcttcctcttcatcatcttcatcaCCCAACTCCAAGTCGCCGCCCTCATCTACTACATCAATATCATCATCCCCGTCCTCGGGTTCGCTCTCGTCCTCGCTCGCTTCCATCCAATCACCTTCCTCCGCCTCAATTTCGTTATCTGGGTCTTCACCCCCAAAATCCCATACATCGAGGTACGTTTGTTCTTGCCTATTGCTTGCAGCGACGCACCAGCGTCCCTCGAATACAACTTGCCATACTCCAGTGATACCGGTAAGCAAGTCGCGTACAACGCTTCCCTCTCGTACATCCCACATCTTCAAGGTACCATCTGATCCACTCAAAACCTTGAATTCATCGTGCTGGAAGCATGTGATCGCGCCCGTGTGAGCAGAGAGTGTGTGTTGGAGAACACCCGAAGTGGGATCCCAAATGCGCAACGTCGAATCCGCCGCTGCCGAGACTAGGTGTGTGGGAGATAATCCGAGCAGACCGACAAGGGAAGAATGACCGGTCAGCGTGTGAAGCGCCTGACCCGTAGCGAGCGACCAAATGCGGACAGTTCCATCCATAGACCCGGACATCGCTTGGTTGCGCTGGGGGTCCAGTACCACACTGTAAACTATCCGGGTATTAGGTATTAGTCACAAACCCGTGGTGGCTATTACAATATGCTCGTACCCTTTTGTGAATGCCCATCTAGTGTCCACTTGCACTCGCCCGTGATGATGTCCCACACCCTCACGGTGGTATCATAACTGCCGGAGATGAGCGTCCGACCATGTGCGGCAAGTGCTCGAACAGCATGGGTATGTCCAGACAGCAGCCTGACATGATAGGGGTTGCGGTTGGCATCATCCTTTGAAATACAATGGTGTAAATTTACGGTTGCGATTCAAACAAACAAATAAAAAAAAGCAGGCTTACCTCGGCTGGGTCTACATCTTCACCATCTGCACTCACGCAGCGATACTCAGGGTCTCCTCGTCGGGGTAGTTTCCAAACGCGGAGGGTATGGTCGCGACTTCCTGTGACAATCAGAGTACGTTTTGGCCACTTTTCTTTGCGCCCGTTCACATCGATCCACATGGGCTTGACAATCGCCAGGCAGCGCACAGTCGAGGTATGGCCACCAAACACGTGTGTGCACTTGCCATTGCTAAGGTCCCAAATACGAACTGTACGATCCGTAGAGCCAGACACGAGACAATCGGTAGCATGAGGGGCAGAGGGAGAGTTGGGGCTCACAGCAAGCGCCCATACGCCACCTTCATGACCTTCCAGGCGCAATAGCAATTCGCCGGTGGTTGGAGAGTAGACATGGATCTGGTGATCATCCGATGCAGATATAATGCGGTTGCGGGAGAAGAGCAAGCATGTAACGACGCTTGAGCCGTGAGCAGCGAAGGTAAGTCGGCGAGGCTGGTTGTAGAGCCAGTTGCGGCGAGTTTGTTCGCGAC is a genomic window containing:
- a CDS encoding RhoGEF domain protein, yielding MFGRRQRLKLGQKPGLPIRTPEPARRSVISRDGIFAHVRVALLQQQPNPSAAGADYEAMSSPVKQVPLAPASDDEPRPSHPTTRAFFCGVVVEGAGEGELAQDVQELVASLGEPMPVQDMPYLPRSASTPGSSSLSALSEAPSSTPMTRSASADAAVLSEVVTELVTTERSYLKRLSMLKSSYADPLRSFAKTKDTSIIDAYAAKTLFGNVDQLIPVSEAFLADLEIMLSGQGLGVGDVVIKHFRDLRAFDCYKQYYTKREEAQQIFEREVSKKSSTGFASYIDRIKYSTSDPKNRVGLRELLMEPVQRIPRYTLLFRTMIKHMPTSNPQRALIMEADGIASQIALAETDDPTRRAAVMHCLERSVENFPPGLISSTRMLVDCIDVADMLGDSFGRGGGSTRGGHGTHGRGAKQGGGGSLDMLQATLFLFDDKLMICKRNPSSSAPGRILAGLDETEKVAKVGLGLGLGFRKALGGSSVSKPGGLGGGSWGLSCRGVIDVGDVVATDVGGADLHMYLEDPPRDQPDRWSGRPFRAMTALALTPQSLSVPADPFARPRIDSSPEQAKARFLENLWAVQARLRTRLGRSVVLYGGEREVGMATLARTWWNLYSRTAYLSETKKPKVMVHIDAEGTADPLPFGMAGAPPYVVIRVQPLAGELCRFAVSSCNEEDEREEDIVHTPSVPGRIVQTIHHYGLFKFRTGHASAPGTPTRPRTALFSLDTLSFGSMTMSGRRARSRSVASRNSTLFSSGSGSTSTTSEEGASMGRKFMKRSWSPGPGVGMTLPEGESIGPAGSSTGYSISGRSSPLKGRVLPDEDYDACTWDDLGEEADEMDVDVGAEVELDPDTSEYDLTMRLALARQNSKSQEGKVKASDKDAPELPPLPAFSRPASPTKTRDIESDVATVSTTRPRNIERRPLGPRSLAPKSPDMRAAGIDLDRAMSPVGLDRAKTPAEIERAMSPSTLARTGGVIARAKSPIEAEQARIDRAIIAGPRPISPGPGRALASRPVTVIGLIRAPIARKPVPILSRATTSRTFSPPPVVHASSPPTGHAGPEARAASPVSVVRTSSLISERSDSSAPIERRAPTPLAWGSDRRDESDEDERLCTPGDGVVLGTPAPATTLRTDVAGSTPIPFTSGKRRVPFESAANAPVLDSDAQATPKSTAGGSTIAPLSIQKKTSLRETPIATRKARGSPTSRVPARHGSLVRMESNPESIMNENNRASTSSEAASTSAAATSASTPPASTGTPPASASTLTATPSASATASGDFAQLSKQLSITAEATKEDLLSSRRAVKRIKMELESISRSAGLQSRPGLERTGSLVRSPNSRNIAGKTDNRFDNLPSIVNRRAMFEAIAENTSKLSGSASDPALPEGWSKSIESVISEAERHLIHAEAKHDRLIEQIQELQAAPPTTPTSSTDVERLKTEVQRAKGQCELVKKLLADATAEKEIMYETFNEELDAMYADSSLRDDEALVAMAHDLRKSKAARNDLAKENAQLKRKLAEMEFEKQYYEDMLRRHGLIS
- a CDS encoding ubiquitin-protein ligase yields the protein MLELNFLRGEHWLSEESNDRAIVLNEDHETFALFLDIIYEYPVDLAYTKECVRLSLLGHKYEASHIIERCRAHLLTSLPSGASERDFWMAETSYEDASMIPSVLRAARLIDMPRIIPWAIYELSVRSETKIRWAADNELIVKPFSNHLKAIQKLKCKIIPRWRKLVARFMKDKCAAEWWVEEDDCWRRTTLEDLENSGFMVEEDTYDPLRDMHEAMEFSCEGLCSICADLWTDYATAFMERFLEEVGLVDETTPALSAQLARIAISATPESLDDPDMRSPPPQPQLVLAPARHTTVVTTTTTTTTTYQPISLPALPPAPSSPKDPKLYPLLNAPVPSHLRQFPLTFPNGARAIFKDPSFEPDVEAKRSIRQGTYDEERVGGQGWELLRPADRVPLAKGKGKAREDVIHLAEAVDRYQLGRQKRVYEGDNDMEGVEMAHQTVSQAPSMPDLSVMGLINSPPPRKKARASTIPIPPTTQSLVAPPSPLPSPSGSPSSTPIQLAPPTPTPPIQPDLTLTTLLALPQLISHFSGLPPNLQSHVLLQLLRQSTLPVLRNVHSVLTPALARDFLTLLPPELTAQILSHLPPSALFAAARVSRAWRQLIDQDMTLWRALLKATRTWFGGPSELAYMTRTLAIRDRNPDLFSGRPQPHPFKLLYRRREQTRRNWLYNQPRRLTFAAHGSSVVTCLLFSRNRIISASDDHQIHVYSPTTGELLLRLEGHEGGVWALAVSPNSPSAPHATDCLVSGSTDRTVRIWDLSNGKCTHVFGGHTSTVRCLAIVKPMWIDVNGRKEKWPKRTLIVTGSRDHTLRVWKLPRRGDPEYRCVSADGEDVDPAEDDANRNPYHVRLLSGHTHAVRALAAHGRTLISGSYDTTVRVWDIITGECKWTLDGHSQKVYSVVLDPQRNQAMSGSMDGTVRIWSLATGQALHTLTGHSSLVGLLGLSPTHLVSAAADSTLRIWDPTSGVLQHTLSAHTGAITCFQHDEFKVLSGSDGTLKMWDVREGSVVRDLLTGITGVWQVVFEGRWCVAASNRQEQTYLDVWDFGGEDPDNEIEAEEGDWMEASEDESEPEDGDDDIDVVDEGGDLELGDEDDEEEDMDEDMDPAQDPTHYRQSGSSLQHRAPGYGSQRRFATLGTGGLAPPSSVSRGIGLGVLGISMTGGAGSSTAPPLPMPDQTPTRPRINPIIPSPTALSTSELLALRIINRGRNMLMIDQMPEHNQTYLPTNSNINTWWPTTQNEEHSYHYQNQLHFGIQSQAQPPYVQTPQSWTNTGYGYRYDAVGASEETHLREHEPNATLYEEPDPVLTDSPLTDPGYPGEESEPEAEAEIEEAEQSTITGKRTRQSGEVGPNRPVKRRKSADGEREPARRSSRACLGCRRFKVRCMPGPSQRPPTESSPCARCAQNGHECNFKESLRGKYPTKKFGQLKRLHAHLEETLRVLTEIADQRAQVQSRSQCRSRSEPSSMAGPSSYTFY